The window GATAAATCTTTTCAAATATTTCGTTAAATGCATCGGTCGCAATACCAATTGCCTTCCTAATCGCATTTATTTCATCCGGTTCTTTGTGTTTCCTGATCTCTTCAATAGCATTTCTTAACGGGATAAGTTCAATATCTGGGATGGCATCTGTCCATCTCTCATACAGGTCATATGTTGTGTGCATACTGTCAAAACCCATTTTCTTAATCCCATATTTACTGCACAGTTCTCCAAGTGGATTATTCTTCTCCCTTAACTCCACTATCTTTATATCCTTCGTAACTTCCTTTGCATGCGTAATATATCTGGAATCTGTCAAAAGTAAGACATCGCCTTTTGTAATGAGAAGGGCTCCCTCAGAACCTCTGAATCCTGTGAGGTAAAATATGTTTTCCATACCCCTCAAGGCACATGCATCTAAACCCTTATCCCTTATTATATCGAGGACTTTTTCAATCCTGTTTTCTCTCATGTCCTTCTACCACAATTTCTTTTTCAAAACCTTTTTAAATGCAGGAAATCTGCTTTTCCCCTTTGCATCCTTCTTAAGCACTGAAAGTCTTTTTTTATAAAAATCATTTTTAGGTTCCCTTTTTGCAAGTTTTCCATATATTTCTATTGCCTTTTCGATATATCCCTGTTGAAGATATATGTCTGCTAAGGTAGCAGAAAGAATCTTGTCATCGTCCATCACGGGATAGTTAAATGAATCTCCCTGTAAAAATCAAGCTAAATCGTTGAACTATTTCAACGGGCATGACCTCCCTTTTCTATAATCCTGTCCAACGTATCCTTAAAATCAGTAGAATCAGGGGACAATTCAACAGCCTTCCGTGCAAGTTTCTCGGCCTCCTGTAGTTTTGTATCCATTGTATAGTAAAGCCAGGCAAGGTTATTGTACGCCCGGGGGTCATCTGTCTTTTTTATTGCCTTTCTGTAATATTTTTCAGCATTCTCAAAATCGTTCTTTTGAAAGTAAATATTGCCCATATAAAGGTAGGCAATCTGCGATTTCTTTGAGGCTGTTTCATACTCTTTTAAGGCTGCATCAAGTTCGCCCTTATTTTCATAGCTCACACCGAGGTTTATATGTTCCTCCGGTGTCAGCGGGTCATGGAATAGGATTATTCTTGGAAGGCTACACGAGGATAAAAGTATAGTTATTATTGTCAGGCATATGGTGTTATAAAAAGCGTCCAGAATCCTGTTTTTTTCCATATTTTTTGTAGTTCCTCATCTAAAATAAGTTTATTCTCTTTCCGTCCTGAATTCACAATAATACCATCTTTTGTATAACCCGTAGTAACAATAAAGTGATTTTGCTGGTAGACAGAGATACCATAATCTACAAGAATTATCAAAGGTATGCCCTTATCAATATTGCTTCTTATGTCCTCAATACTGCCTGAATACTGCAAGGTACGAAAACCCAGCCTTTTTGCATATAACTCAAGGTCTATTCCAAGCACCCCCCTTGCCGAAGAACTGTAGATCTCCGAAATAATATCCTGAGGCGCCAGATTTTTACCGGTCTCTCCCCTCTTGTACCAATAGTTGAGAACGGTTGCAAGCGCTGAAGGCCCGCATTGAAAATCATCCTGTTTAAAAAAGGGGATATTGTTAAGTAACAGGGCATCAGTGGGGGGCGTTACCCTGATTGTCGCACAACCGGCTATGAGAAAAAATAGAACTATAAAAATGGTTCGGAGCACCGGCGTGGTGCTCCGTATGTGGTCTTGCAACATCTATGGTGTAACTGTTATCTTGTGGCCCGTAGAGAGCTGTACCAGTATAACAACAAGGATTACTATGACCAGAAGGGCAATAACTATCCCGAGTCCGTCCTTGCCTACCCTCAGATCATCCAGTTTCTGTGCGATACTGTGGAGTTGTTGATCGCTTAAGTTGGAAAGCCTTGCCCTGATTTCCTCGCCGGTGTAACCAAGATCCTGGAGCCTCTGCTGTATAAGTTTAGTTTCCAATACTGTCTGAATCCTCTGCAATTCAGCTGCCCTGTCGACCGGTGCCAGTGTCATCGCCTGAGAAGGTGTAAATGATGCTTCCACACGGGGTACAATGCCTATAATGAACATTGCAAAGACTAAATACCATGCGAGATATTTTTTCAATATACCCTCACCTCCTTTCAAGAAATGTGTAATAATATCTTCTTTAATTATATATACAGCGCCTCACCTATTGCAACAACAATTCTTTCCAACCCAGATACACCGAATAACGATGTGATTCTCCTTCCATACACAATTTTGTACTATGGGTTACCATCAGTTTCTTTAACCAGATAAAAACACTTAAAAAGCAGGCTTGAAACAATAACGGTTATCGGACCCACCCTCAGGATAACATCCTTTGCCATTTCCATTACTGTCTTCTTTCCTATCCCCGATACATCATATTTATTAAAAACGATTGTACATTTCTCCCTGTCAATACCTTTTAAAAGGATATCCTCTGAAAAAAATCTCAAGAACACATCAGGTGTAATTATCGCATCGCCTCTTATTTTTGTCGCCTCACTAAAAGGTTCCCATCTAAAAACCTTTTCATCAACCCTCCCTGATAGACCGTCAAGCCCGCATAAGACAAAGGTTTTTTCCGATAAGGGCGGTATAACAGGTTCATAATGAGCAGGAAATTTGAGCGGTTTGCCCTTCGCACCATCCGCCTCGATGAGAACCATATCATATATCCTGCCCAGCTTATCAATATCACTAAATGTCACACCGGTAAGCTTTCCCTCCTCAAGGGTTCTGCCAACCCTTATGAACCGTTCTCTCAATCCCTCTTTAAAAACATCCTCCTCCAAAAGCACATAAGGCTCTCTTGCATATATTTTAGTAGTTGTTGTTATTGCGACAGATTTGCCCCTTCCTGTTGCCTCTTTTGCAATATATTCCATAAAGGTTGTTTTACCACCGGAGCCTACAAAGGTTATATATTTTGTATTTAAAAGGGATCTTAAGGGGTCAATCCTTTGAAAATGCCACATAAGGAAGGGATTTTACATTTTTCACAATTGTCAGTGCTGTCTCTTTATCCTTTTCTTTTACAAAGAGTGCAGCATAGCCTTTCTGTAAGATAAAAAGACCATCATAGGCAGTATCTTTATATTCCTTTACACTATAATCTATACCTTCTCTTTCGAGAGCATCCTTGAGCATATCCATCTCAAAGATGTTCTCAATTGTATGAATTTTTACCCATCTATTTGGGTCCATTTCCTTTCTGTGTGCTTCCTTTATCAGAAGGTCCGACCCATATCTCTACATCAGCGTTAAACGCCTCCCTTGACATCTTTATATTGCAGGTCTTATCCTCTTTTACAAAGTTCAATGATATGTCTTTAAACTTGAAGCTGTTCACAAATTTCCACCCGTTTTTCACCATATTGATCCTGAAATAATTTTCAAGGGACTGCAATTCAACGTTGCCACTCAAAACAAGCACACCTACCCTCATCATTGGGGTCTCATAAACAAAGCTTTTCTCCCTCACAAAATTAAGTTCCTTTGGCACAGGTATATCGGGAAAACTATAAAAAACCTGGTTTGGAACAGCACCCTTAGGCTGGGAAGTTTCTTCCTTAGCTGACCCCTTAAAGATTGCACACCCTGAGAAAACTAAAGACACAACAAAAAGCATTATAATGACCTTTCTCATATGCTCCCTCCTTCATTTTTTCTTTCAAGATACGCATATGCACTATGGTTATGGATGCTCTCAAAATTTTCTGCCTCGATTACAAACCACGTGATATTTGTATCCTTATATAACATTTCTGCAACGCCCCTTACCACATCTTCCACAAATTTTGGATTTTTAAAGGCCCTTTCAGTCACATATTTCTCATCTTCCCTCTTAAGTATTGAGTATATATCACTACTCGCACAACCTTCCACAACATTTATAAGGTCCTCTATCCAGAAAAATTTCTTGCACCTTACGTCCACCCTCACTATGCCCCTCTGATTGTGGGCCCCATACTCGCTTATCTCTTTAGAGCAAGGACAGAGTGTATTAATGGGGACGGATACAGAGACTATGAACCCTTTCATCTCGCCAGAGCTATCCATAAAACCCAGGAAACCACATTGATATTCCAGAAAGCTTTGGGTCTTTGTTACCGGGGCCTCTTTTCTTATAAAATAAGGAAATCTCACACCTAAATGGGCTGATTCTGCGTTCAGCTTGTCCTTCATCTCTCTCAAGATGTTCGGGAAGTTTTTCATATTTATCATACTTTTATTGCTGTGCAATATCTCAACAAACCTGCTCATATGTGTGCCTTTATAGTTATGGGGGAGATTGACATACATATCTATAGTGGCAATGGTATGCTGAAATCCATTCACCTTATCTAAAACCACAATCGGGTACTTCACGTTCTTCACACCCACCTTATCAATCTCTATCATTCTATAGTCACTCATGTTTTGTACATCTATCATTTCAGACTTAATCCCCATACGCTGCATATACATTCTCTGATTCCCAAACCCTTACTTCCTTCAGAGAAATCATACCCTCCTTTATAAGCATTTTCAATTCATGGAATATATACATGGCTATAAACTCAGAAGAGCTTGCCCTTTCATGAAAGAAAGGGATTTCGTTTATATATTTGTGGTCAAGCTTATCCAAAACGTTCTTGAGATAACCCTTCAGGACTTTAAAATCAACAAGCATACCGCACTCATCCAGCCTTTCCCCTTCAAAAAACACCTCAACCAGAAAGTTATGGCCATGGAGTTCCTCACATTTCCCACCATAATTTTCAAGTCTATGGGCTGCAGAAAATGAGTCTTTCACGCATAAGGTGAACATACCATAATCTATATTTTGGGATAGTTAAAGTCAATAGAATATAAAGCAAGAACCGTTCGGAGTTTCAAGTTCGGCGTCCGGAGTTTGGCTCGAAGAGCAAGGGACGAGGGACATTTTTTTATTCGTCCTAATGACGCCTCCGGGTACCCACTTTTGGGTGGGGGACTGATGGTCGTCTATCGTCCGAGTGGAGCGGTCAATGATTTTTTCTGACTCCTGGATTATAAAGGGTTCCGTATCGTGTGTCATTTTTGGCTCAAGCCGAATGTTGATAGCTGATTGCGGATAGCTGATTGCGGGAAGCGCCTATTTTTTCTTGGCTGCCTTTTTTATTATTACATACCCATTTGTTGGGCCTGGAATTGCTCCCTCTATTATAAGGATATTTGTATCCCCTCTCACATCTATAACCTTAAGGTTCTGGACCGTAACCCTTCTTGCCCCCATATGACCTGGCATTTTCTTCCCCTTCATTGTTCTTCCAGGGAAGGTGTTTGCACCGATTGATCCGCCATGCCTGAAAAACTCGTGTGAACCACGGGAAGCAGGGGCCCCCTTAAAACCATGCCTTTTTATAACACCAGCAAAGCCCTTTCCCTTGGATGTCCCTATCACATCTACAAACTCACCCGGTGCGAACATTTCCACTGTAATCTCAGTCCCCGTATCATTCGCTTCTGCGTCTTCCGCGGTGACCCTGAATTCCCTGAGAAAAACCATCGGGGCAACCTTTGCCTTATTAAAGTGACCTGCAAGCGGCTTATTTATGAGCTTTACCTTTTTTACCTCATTAAAACCAACCTGAAGGGCATTATACCCTTCTTTTTCCACAGTCTTCTTTTGAACGACTAAATTAGGTCCTGCCTTCACCACAGTCACAGGCATTATATTCCCATGCTCATCAAATATCTGGGTCATGCCGAGTTTTTTTCCGAGAAGTCCAATTCCCATTTCTACACCTCCAAAAAGTCTAAAATAATAGTAGAAAATGACTATAAAGTCAAGCTTAAGAAAAAGGCGGCAGAATATTTTTTATCTAAATGCCCGGTTACCCAAAAATACCCGCGTAATAATCACTACAAATGCTCCTATAATTATTGATTATCCAGCCCTCTTCTGATTTTCATGGTAGATTGACCGGGTAACCGGTGTTGGGACCCCTGTCTTTTCCCCGAGCCTTATAATGGTTCCCCCAAACAGGTCTCCCTCATTCAGTTTTCCCTTTGTCTCTATATCCCTCTGATATGATGTCTTTGTTTCAGGGGGAAAATTGCCAGCCTTTTCTATGGGCTTATTCTCGATATCTTCAGGAAGGTCTATACCTAATCTTTTTGCTATTGAGACTACTTCTCTTATTACCCTTTGCACCAATTCTTTTAATCCCTTATCAGCTATAACCTCACCAAGGGTCTTCTTAGAATCGGCAGTTACCAGACCGAAGGGGGCTATAAAAACATATTTTTCCCATATTGGTGTATAGGGGTTATCATGCCATTCAAATCTTATTTTCATTTCATCAAAGAAACGTATGATTTCCTTGTTGTTGAAGTCAGGGAATCCGGGGTCATAGCCACATAAAATTATCCCGTCACCACACTTTCTGTGTAACCACGCCTGGTTTTTCTATATGGGTACCCACATACACACATGCAGGCAGGATAATCCCTTTGTTTAAAATGCCTCTAATCCGTTCATAAATATCAACACCATTTAACAGGGGGATAATAATCGTTTCGTCTTTAATCTTTCTCGCCAATGCCTTGATGACACCATCCAAATCATAACTTTTTACACAAATTAAGCATAAGTCCGGGGCAGGTATTTCATCTATACTGTCAGTGGCAAGATGAGGCCTGCATATGATACCCCTCTCTTCCGATGTATTTAATATCAGACCATTCTTCCTTATTTCATCTAAATGTGTCCCCCTTGCAATAAAAAATGCCCTTTTCGTTGTATTTCTTATCCGGGATAACCTAAGCGCAATCTTCCCGCCGAAATATCCCCCGACACCGCCAACACCGCAAATACATATGTTTTTAATTTCATTTTTGTTATTCAGAACCATCTTCACCTGCTCCTTAAGACTGTCTTTCTATCCCGGCCCGGCAGTAGTCCCTGAAATTGTTCACTCCGATAAAGAACTCACGCATCATGATTACCCAGTAATACTGACCCCTTTCAGTAAGCGAAAGGAGATTGTCATGTCTTTCTAATCCACCGATAAGGCTGAAAAAAAGGATTTCCGGCCATAGATAATGGTATATATTCACACCGTGCCTGGCCTTGAGCCTGCCTATATCAAAGCTCAAACCGAAAAGCTTCATTAAAAAATCGTATCGCAATCGTTCTTTTATCGAGCAGTCCTTTTTTGCTGTAACCGGAAGTGACCCTTCGTTTACCCTTCTGATATAATCCCTTACATCAAATGTATTCGCATAGACACTACCGCCAAGGTAACCGATGGAGCCGCTTCCAAGGCCCGCATATTCCTCAAAATTCACCACATACTCATCTATCATGGCATCATTTCTGGAAAAACACCATGCCGTTGATACCCTGTAATCGGAGGCGAGCATCTCCACTATTCTTTCATAGAATGCCCTGCCCCTCTCATAATCCACCTTTCCTATTCTTTTAGCCATTATATTCCGGGTTGAGGTCGAGACCATCAGAGGATAGTAGGTAACCTGGTCAACCTTAAGATTGATAAGGATAGATAAATCCTTTTCGAGGATTTCCATTGTCTGCATGGGAAAATTAAAAATCATATCAACGTTCAAGGTATCGAATGTACCCTGCGTAAAATGCAGCCTTTCTGCAATCTCCTCACCGCTCCCGTACTTGTGGTAACGCTCGATTGCCTTTAAAAGTCCGTCATCAAAGCTCTGGACACCCACAGAGAGTCTATTCACCCCCATGTCCTTTAATATCTCAATGTTCTCAACGGTTAGGTGATTGGGGTTCGTCTCAATAGAAATCTCCCTCAAATGGTAGGTTTCTTTGATCAATCGCATAGTCTGTGCAAGCTCATCAATCAGGATAGTCGGGGTTCCTCCGCCCACATAAAGGGCCTTAAAATCATATCCCAACTCCTTATACATTAAAATCTCTTTGCGCAGGGCGTCAAAGTATGCCCGTGCGAGCTCCTCCTCGAATGTTACCCTGTTGAATGAACAATAGGGGCAGAGCTCCTCGCAGAAAGGCACATGCACGTAGAGAAGTGTTGGTATATCATCCTTCTTGCGAGGAATGGACAGGGAGAGGGAAGGAGAGAACTGCAGATAACTGGCATTCTTCTTACGTGCAAAGTAAGTTATTAATCGTTCAATCAGCATAAATGTCTCTCAAAATGATATTATAAAATCAAAGAATGTTAAATCAGAAAATGGGAAGGGAATAACAACAACATCACCCTTTATAAATTTTGCCACGGCTTATCTTCCTCTGGCTTCAACCAATCTTTTCTGAGAGAGGTCTCACTGGCGATGTATGTATTTACTTGTTCCTTAACGGTCTTTGCTTTCAAAAAATGCACAAAATCCAATAACTCTCCAAGAAGCTGGTCAGGGACTAACTCAATTTCTTTGAGAAGTAATTCCTTATTGTTCATAAATTACCTTCAATATTATTTACAATATATCATATTAAGTATTTTTCGGCAATCCTTGCTACTGATTATATTTTTCCGTGTCTTTTTACTATTCACTATTCACCAATCACTATTCACTGCTTTTACATTGATTATGCCTCTTTTGTATGTTACAAATAAACTAATATGCCTGATAAGGAACTACTTAGAAAGATACCGAAGGTAGACGATATTCTGAAACACGGAGAGTGGAAAAAGCTCATTGATACGTACCCTGAGGGCGTAGCAAAGGATGCCCTCCGCACATCCCTTGATGAGCTGCGACTTACCATAAAAGAGGGTAAGGTAACATCCATCCTATCACTTCAGGACATAATCGAGGAAGTAAGAAAGAAAGTAGTTGAATCAATCACCCCAAAACTGAAAAGGGTTATAAACGGGACAGGCGTTATCATCCATACTAATCTTGGCAGGTCACTCCTTGCAAAATCAGCAATAAATGCCATCACAAATGCGGCATCACATTACATAAATCTTGAATATGATCTTACAAAAGGAGAAAGGGGCGACAGGTACGAACACTGCACATTCATCCTTAAAAAGCTCACAGGTGCTGAAAGCGCCCTTGTGGTAAACAACAACGCAGGGGCTGTTTTCCTTGTACTCAATACAATCGCAGAGGGAAAAGAGGTGATTATCTCACGGGGCGAGCTCGTTGAGATAGGAGGTTCTTTCAGGATGCCTGACGTGATGAAAGAAAGCGGGGCAATATTAAGAGAGGTTGGAACTACAAACAGGACATACAAAGAGGATTATGAGCGTGCAATCTACGAGAATACCGGCCTTATTATGAAAGCCCACACGAGTAATTTCAGGATTAAAGGCTTTACCCATGAAACATCAATAGAGGAGTTTGTCTCTATTGGAAAAAAACATAATATACCAACATATTACGATACAGGAAGCGGTCTTCTTTTTCCTTTAAAAGAAATCGGGATCCATGAT is drawn from Pseudomonadota bacterium and contains these coding sequences:
- the selA gene encoding L-seryl-tRNA(Sec) selenium transferase, with product MPDKELLRKIPKVDDILKHGEWKKLIDTYPEGVAKDALRTSLDELRLTIKEGKVTSILSLQDIIEEVRKKVVESITPKLKRVINGTGVIIHTNLGRSLLAKSAINAITNAASHYINLEYDLTKGERGDRYEHCTFILKKLTGAESALVVNNNAGAVFLVLNTIAEGKEVIISRGELVEIGGSFRMPDVMKESGAILREVGTTNRTYKEDYERAIYENTGLIMKAHTSNFRIKGFTHETSIEEFVSIGKKHNIPTYYDTGSGLLFPLKEIGIHDEPSILEEMKKGLDVISFSGDKLLGAPQAGIILGEKAYINAMKKNPLTRALRPDKFTLAGLESTLLLYLDGETAKDNIPTLKMIYEDKHTLKRRAQRITNILKKGCKNLSVSTVELYSEVGGGTLPDVSIPSFGVALKPHAISIDMLEERLRNMEVPIIGRIEKDTFLLDMRTILKDDEPILISGIETAFQDGKQNP
- the yqeC gene encoding selenium cofactor biosynthesis protein YqeC, yielding MWHFQRIDPLRSLLNTKYITFVGSGGKTTFMEYIAKEATGRGKSVAITTTTKIYAREPYVLLEEDVFKEGLRERFIRVGRTLEEGKLTGVTFSDIDKLGRIYDMVLIEADGAKGKPLKFPAHYEPVIPPLSEKTFVLCGLDGLSGRVDEKVFRWEPFSEATKIRGDAIITPDVFLRFFSEDILLKGIDREKCTIVFNKYDVSGIGKKTVMEMAKDVILRVGPITVIVSSLLFKCFYLVKETDGNP
- a CDS encoding PA2779 family protein; the protein is MKKYLAWYLVFAMFIIGIVPRVEASFTPSQAMTLAPVDRAAELQRIQTVLETKLIQQRLQDLGYTGEEIRARLSNLSDQQLHSIAQKLDDLRVGKDGLGIVIALLVIVILVVILVQLSTGHKITVTP
- a CDS encoding DUF2281 domain-containing protein — encoded protein: MNNKELLLKEIELVPDQLLGELLDFVHFLKAKTVKEQVNTYIASETSLRKDWLKPEEDKPWQNL
- a CDS encoding C39 family peptidase translates to MLRTIFIVLFFLIAGCATIRVTPPTDALLLNNIPFFKQDDFQCGPSALATVLNYWYKRGETGKNLAPQDIISEIYSSSARGVLGIDLELYAKRLGFRTLQYSGSIEDIRSNIDKGIPLIILVDYGISVYQQNHFIVTTGYTKDGIIVNSGRKENKLILDEELQKIWKKTGFWTLFITPYA
- a CDS encoding coproporphyrinogen III oxidase family protein — protein: MLIERLITYFARKKNASYLQFSPSLSLSIPRKKDDIPTLLYVHVPFCEELCPYCSFNRVTFEEELARAYFDALRKEILMYKELGYDFKALYVGGGTPTILIDELAQTMRLIKETYHLREISIETNPNHLTVENIEILKDMGVNRLSVGVQSFDDGLLKAIERYHKYGSGEEIAERLHFTQGTFDTLNVDMIFNFPMQTMEILEKDLSILINLKVDQVTYYPLMVSTSTRNIMAKRIGKVDYERGRAFYERIVEMLASDYRVSTAWCFSRNDAMIDEYVVNFEEYAGLGSGSIGYLGGSVYANTFDVRDYIRRVNEGSLPVTAKKDCSIKERLRYDFLMKLFGLSFDIGRLKARHGVNIYHYLWPEILFFSLIGGLERHDNLLSLTERGQYYWVIMMREFFIGVNNFRDYCRAGIERQS
- a CDS encoding tetratricopeptide repeat protein — translated: MEKNRILDAFYNTICLTIITILLSSCSLPRIILFHDPLTPEEHINLGVSYENKGELDAALKEYETASKKSQIAYLYMGNIYFQKNDFENAEKYYRKAIKKTDDPRAYNNLAWLYYTMDTKLQEAEKLARKAVELSPDSTDFKDTLDRIIEKGGHAR
- the queD gene encoding 6-carboxytetrahydropterin synthase QueD, which gives rise to MFTLCVKDSFSAAHRLENYGGKCEELHGHNFLVEVFFEGERLDECGMLVDFKVLKGYLKNVLDKLDHKYINEIPFFHERASSSEFIAMYIFHELKMLIKEGMISLKEVRVWESENVYAAYGD
- a CDS encoding DUF2007 domain-containing protein, with the translated sequence MDPNRWVKIHTIENIFEMDMLKDALEREGIDYSVKEYKDTAYDGLFILQKGYAALFVKEKDKETALTIVKNVKSLPYVAFSKD
- the folE2 gene encoding GTP cyclohydrolase FolE2, producing the protein MIDVQNMSDYRMIEIDKVGVKNVKYPIVVLDKVNGFQHTIATIDMYVNLPHNYKGTHMSRFVEILHSNKSMINMKNFPNILREMKDKLNAESAHLGVRFPYFIRKEAPVTKTQSFLEYQCGFLGFMDSSGEMKGFIVSVSVPINTLCPCSKEISEYGAHNQRGIVRVDVRCKKFFWIEDLINVVEGCASSDIYSILKREDEKYVTERAFKNPKFVEDVVRGVAEMLYKDTNITWFVIEAENFESIHNHSAYAYLERKNEGGSI
- the rplC gene encoding 50S ribosomal protein L3, which gives rise to MGIGLLGKKLGMTQIFDEHGNIMPVTVVKAGPNLVVQKKTVEKEGYNALQVGFNEVKKVKLINKPLAGHFNKAKVAPMVFLREFRVTAEDAEANDTGTEITVEMFAPGEFVDVIGTSKGKGFAGVIKRHGFKGAPASRGSHEFFRHGGSIGANTFPGRTMKGKKMPGHMGARRVTVQNLKVIDVRGDTNILIIEGAIPGPTNGYVIIKKAAKKK
- a CDS encoding 2-dehydropantoate 2-reductase, whose product is MVLNNKNEIKNICICGVGGVGGYFGGKIALRLSRIRNTTKRAFFIARGTHLDEIRKNGLILNTSEERGIICRPHLATDSIDEIPAPDLCLICVKSYDLDGVIKALARKIKDETIIIPLLNGVDIYERIRGILNKGIILPACVYVGTHIEKPGVVTQKVW